The genomic stretch GCGAACCGTTCAGCTCGTAGACGTGCTCCGTGCCCATGCGAATCGGCTTCGGGCGGACATTGACCGTCAGGCTTCGAACCAGAGCGGCCGATTTGGACTTCAGTTTCATAGCGTTCCTCGGAATGAAAAAAAAAGGCGAGGAACGCCCCTGCGGGGAACGTTCCCCGCCAGGGTTAAAAAATGTTTGCTGCACTACCTCGCGAGTGCGGCCACGTCGATGACCGCATCGGCCTCGGCAATCAGGTCCGGCGTTTGCGAAATGAAGAACTCCCTCGCATACCCGCCCTGACGCAGAACCTCGCGTTTCATGCGCATGAACTGCACCTTCCGATCGGGATCAAGCGGTCCATCCGACTCGTCGCTAAACAGCGTCTCGTACGGCTGTCCCGCGTTGCCCGCGATGTACAAAGCGACGCCGCGTGTCAGGCATTCGTTGATCCACACCTTCTGCCCACCGGACATCACACCGACCGCCTTGCTGCTGTCGCTTTCGGCGTCGTGCACGAGGATTTCGAAACCCTCGCGAGTTTCACCATTGGCCAACGTACGCTGCGTCTGGATCTCGACCGTGAATCGCGTGCCGTAGCACGCGAGTAGCAAGTCATTCACCGTCTGCGTCAGTGCCGGGCCCGAGTCGTCGATCGTGAGAGCAATCACTCCATCATTGCCCAGTCCTTTCGCGAGCAGCTTCCACTTCGCGACCTCGTCCGAGATGCGCTCTGCGAGTGCTTGCGTCGACGACAAGCCATCCAGCTCGCGCTCGAGACTGGCAAGCGTCGTTTCGGCGGTGGCCTGGCTCCGGATCAGTGCTTCGATCCGGGCGTCCAGCCTTGAACAGCTATCGCGACTGGCGACCAACTGACGATCGACGTCCGCAATAGCTTGCGTCACATCGGCCGAAGCTAGGCGCGACATCTCCAATTCGACGTCGCCCAACAAGCCATTGAGCCGCGCCGTCTCCGTCTCCCGACGTCTCGACGCCTCGCCTCGCTCAACATCGAGCGACTCGAGTTCCACGTGGGCCTGCTGCAGCCCGGTTTCGGCTGCGTCGAGCAGCGGTTTGCGAGCAGCGAGTTCCGTTGCACGTTGAAGTGCCTGCCGGGCTGCCGCGATTTCCGCGTTGACGCGCTGCAGCTCAGCTCGCTTCACCGACAACGCCTCGACAGCCGGTGCGAGCTGCTCCAGCTCCGCCTTGTGGCCGCGGTACCGAGTCCGCAGGTTCCCCAACGAAATCGTCTGGACCTCCACTTGCTGCGCTGCGCTCCTCGCTTGCGCGAGCAACGGGCACGACACGTGAATTTCCATCCCTGCACACGGCACCGACCCGATTACCGATGACTGCTCGGTCAGGGTTTTGATCAGATCGGCCTTGGTCGTACCCTCTGATTGCAGGCCGGTGAGCGTCGATTGGACCGTCGCTGCCCGTAGTCGCTTCGCATCGAGCTCGTCGATCGCGCGCTGTAATGGCTCGACCTGCGCCTCGCCCTTTCCGAGACGAAGCTGAGCTTCATCACGATCCGCGGCGGCGCCAAGAATCGAATCACGTTGTCGAACAACCGCCCCATGACCAGCGATCGTGTTACGGATCGTCGTCGCGCGTTGCGAGAGGCGTTGCTGCTCCGCCTGTCCGTCACGCTCCAACG from Burkholderia ubonensis subsp. mesacidophila encodes the following:
- a CDS encoding sbcc family protein, giving the protein MRPLRLLLEGFYGVRDGMKRNSVELDLESLPNGLIALTGPNGAGKTTIMDNLHPYRIMPSRASKLSVDAFSYWDHICGAQARKELEWEHDGLRYRSTFAFRKPGKTGKADYFLFYRSTDGEWRPVSLPDGTVSDGKGETYDRCVDAICGSLESFFTSVFSAQNRRPLASYGASEIKGLLAELLKIDHLRSLSTKAADVAKVLARQLGMVQQDLAAFCGKRERVEQTRNAIAMDVSEIATAREKRTVAQAEIATLTQQHAVLVAKQGENAGAAARLGELGVRRTELQTSLLALERDGQAEQQRLSQRATTIRNTIAGHGAVVRQRDSILGAAADRDEAQLRLGKGEAQVEPLQRAIDELDAKRLRAATVQSTLTGLQSEGTTKADLIKTLTEQSSVIGSVPCAGMEIHVSCPLLAQARSAAQQVEVQTISLGNLRTRYRGHKAELEQLAPAVEALSVKRAELQRVNAEIAAARQALQRATELAARKPLLDAAETGLQQAHVELESLDVERGEASRRRETETARLNGLLGDVELEMSRLASADVTQAIADVDRQLVASRDSCSRLDARIEALIRSQATAETTLASLERELDGLSSTQALAERISDEVAKWKLLAKGLGNDGVIALTIDDSGPALTQTVNDLLLACYGTRFTVEIQTQRTLANGETREGFEILVHDAESDSSKAVGVMSGGQKVWINECLTRGVALYIAGNAGQPYETLFSDESDGPLDPDRKVQFMRMKREVLRQGGYAREFFISQTPDLIAEADAVIDVAALAR